In the Acidobacteriota bacterium genome, TTCCTGACCAGCCTCTGAACCGGGCGGGGGAAATTGAACATGATGTCCACTGTCGGAGGGAATTCGAAATCTTTCAGTGTTAATTCTTCCAGGCTTTTTTCGGAGATTACCTCGATGTCGTTTAGAGAGTGGGTCCAGGCATGCATTTCACTGGCAGCTTCTATGACCGGGAGGTTATTAGCGCCGAGGCCGAGAATGCTCGAGAAGACGGCATCGTGAGCCACGGCATCTTTCGCGCAGCCGATTATGCCGATCCTCCTTGGCTTGCCGGCGCTTGGCCCATTTCCTTCCATGACAACAACAGCATCAGATATCGTCAGAGCAGGCTGGATCGCCCTGTAAATCTCGACGAGTAATCTTGCAAAAAAGAGCCTGTTGTTCCCCGCGTTGAAGTGCCACCTGGCCTTTTCTTTTCCGACGACGCATCCGAAGAGGTTTTTCACTCCCATGGTTAGAACCATCTGGGCGTGGGTCTTGATCTTGGGAATGTTGATGATCTTATCCGTGTCCAGAGCCGCCCGGGCTACCCTTATATTCCTGAAAATTCCCTCTTTTCCCACCCGCTCAGTTCC is a window encoding:
- a CDS encoding DUF362 domain-containing protein, which translates into the protein MKSLREKVSINGCPAYSLKDVRQSIVKGLEPFGGIDSFVKSGDRVLIKPNMLIAKCQEDAVTTHPVIIEAVIELVKESGGKPCVGDSPGFGSMERVARKSGISNVCQKRDVRMIDFDASGTERVGKEGIFRNIRVARAALDTDKIINIPKIKTHAQMVLTMGVKNLFGCVVGKEKARWHFNAGNNRLFFARLLVEIYRAIQPALTISDAVVVMEGNGPSAGKPRRIGIIGCAKDAVAHDAVFSSILGLGANNLPVIEAASEMHAWTHSLNDIEVISEKSLEELTLKDFEFPPTVDIMFNFPRPVQRLVRNSITSKPVINHERCTKCMKCVDICPPGVMAKVNSLIEIDYGDCISCFCCQEICPEGAITPREGWLSRLIP